In one Primulina eburnea isolate SZY01 unplaced genomic scaffold, ASM2296580v1 ctg348_ERROPOS200000, whole genome shotgun sequence genomic region, the following are encoded:
- the LOC140820987 gene encoding uncharacterized protein: MAIRPSNLSFCIPFDPTSRQTLIFTVSPKTGSLTPRKVRSARFSLARNPTKESKKGTQNLLAYNRSSDCYHCPLCCRRRFLGAVLGTGLLPISSSSASDKDSTFQNSMAALNRIHPSRPDWYEEFYASAMDKIMVSYEAEIAGFKSQIFSSLRGKADKILEIGIGTGPNFRYYAGNPGVDVFGIDPNKKMERYALASAEAAGIPPSNFQFMQAVAEALPLNDASVDAVVGTLVLCSVKDVDLTLQEVRRVLKPGGCYIFVEHVAAKDGTILRFVQGILDPLQQLVADGCHLTRNTGTDIARAGFTSLDINQASVSTLSIISPHVYGIARR; encoded by the exons ATGGCGATTCGTCCATCCAATCTTTCCTTCTGTATTCCCTTCGATCCAACCAGCCGGCAAACACTCATTTTCACGGTCAGCCCAAAAACTGGAAGCTTAACCCCAAGAAAAGTAAGGAGTGCTCGCTTTTCTCTTGCAAGAAATCCCACCAAAGAATCAAAGAAAGGCACTCAAAATTTGTTGGCATACAACCGCAGCAGCGATTGCTACCACTGCCCTTTATGTTGCAGAAGACGTTTTCTTGGAGCAGTACTAGGAACCGGTCTCTTACCCATTTCCTCGTCATCTGCCTCGGACAAAGATTCCACCTTCCAAAATTCTATG GCAGCGTTGAATAGGATTCATCCATCAAGGCCAGATTGGTACGAGGAGTTTTATGCATCTGCGATGGATAAAATTATGGTATCTTATGAAGCAGAG ATTGCAGGCTTTAAGTCACAGATCTTTTCCAGTTTGAGAGGAAAGGCCGACAAGATATTGGAGATCGGCATTGGGACTGGTCCTAATTTTAGATACTATGCTGGCAACCCAGGCGTCGATGTGTTTGGCATTGATCCCAATAAAAAGATGGAAAGATATGCACTTGCATCAGCAGAGGCTGCAGGAATTCCACCATCAAATTTTCAGTTTATGCAAGCT GTTGCGGAGGCATTGCCTCTAAATGATGCATCTGTTGACGCTGTTGTTGGAACACTCGTTCTATGCTCCGTAAAAGATGTTGATCTCACATTGCAAG AGGTTCGAAGGGTGCTTAAGCCTGGAGGGTGTTATATTTTTGTGGAACATGTAGCTGCAAAAG ATGGAACAATTCTCAGATTCGTGCAAGGGATTCTTGATCCATTGCAGCAGCTTGTGGCGGATGGCTGCCACTTGACTCGAAACACCGGCACTGATATTGCTAGAGCAGGTTTTACAAGTCTTGATATAAATCAGGCTTCCGTATCTACCTTGTCTATCATAAGCCCCCATGTCTATGGAATAGCTCGCAGATAG